In the genome of Triticum urartu cultivar G1812 chromosome 5, Tu2.1, whole genome shotgun sequence, one region contains:
- the LOC125508134 gene encoding uncharacterized protein LOC125508134 produces MPMLIPDDVRAKAEIYTGDAAGQEKTRLMLAETELPSGLLPLKDIIECGYVEETGFVWLKQKKRVDHYFAKAGRHVSYATEVSAIAEKGRLKKISGVKAKEMLIWVNLHEICVDDPPTGKLHCKAIGGLSRSFPVEAFEATDALPVPVTGRLKKKTEKESADQKDEKKKEEEAEKPKGAAVAPAPAAVDEIGQKMKEMNTEAPVQAEAVAAKN; encoded by the coding sequence ATGCCGATGCTCATCCCCGACGACGTTCGCGCCAAGGCGGAGATCTACACCGGCGACGCGGCGGGGCAGGAGAAGACGCGGCTGATGCTGGCGGAGACGGAGCTCCCCAGCGGCCTCCTGCCGCTCAAGGACATCATCGAGTGCGGGTACGTGGAGGAGACTGGCTTCGTGTGGCTCAAGCAGAAGAAGCGGGTGGACCACTACTTCGCCAAGGCCGGCCGCCATGTCTCCTACGCCACCGAGGTCTCCGCCATCGCCGAGAAGGGCCGCCTGAAGAAGATCTCCGGCGTCAAGGCCAAGGAGATGCTCATCTGGGTCAACCTCCACGAGATCTGCGTCGACGACCCGCCCACCGGCAAGCTCCACTGCAAGGCCATCGGCGGCCTCTCCCGCAGCTTCCCCGTGGAGGCATTCGAGGCCACCGACGCCCTGCCCGTGCCCGTCACCGGACGTCTCAAGAAGAAGACAGAGAAGGAGAGCGCCGACCAGAAAGacgagaagaagaaggaggaggaggcagagaaGCCCAAGGGGGCCGCCGTCGCCCCTGCCCCCGCCGCCGTCGACGAGATCGGTCAGAAAATGAAGGAGATGAACACGGAGGCACCGGTGCAGGCGGAGGCGGTAGCAGCCAAGAACTGA